From a single Shewanella donghaensis genomic region:
- a CDS encoding autotransporter assembly complex protein TamA has product MMAPNFAWAKDDWLDINITGVTGKLSRNVKAHLGSNPESEVQRRAYLFTVEDNINAALESMGRYHSEVTTDIIETDKGPWKLNINIEAGEPTVIQWIDIKYNDEMLEDNSFNRWLNQLTVKPGDVLDHGVYQNLKTQLVTLALARGYFDGKFTRADVVVNRDLNTAKISLHFESGQRYLIGNVEFTGHTLNDDIMERLIPFEPESKYSTQRLNRLNRNLIDTGYFSNIKVLPQIDAMTDVDVPIKVDLSPRPTHSFEIGLGADIGTNAEKTIDPRVRLTWRMPQINSYGHTQETTMEWSPDRPKFLTTYTIPLSHPLDDQLKLRVGLLRDKYGVTQDYNPDDKSYDYTGQLESEKRLIGVIRQQTLDNQWLFGYSVEFNQEYYTQSNIDYDPKFLLAGVGIGKTKRGDNTLDPKSGFRQIYSIEYGDPNLGSEVRLTKLEAKFKWIDTFFENHRIVSRLDLGANIADSDELAQISPSLRYFTGGDQSIRGYGYQELGPFIEYTNDDGSTSRQVVGGRYLVVGSIEYQYYLNDTWRVGTFVDAGNAFDTDQFEPVVSVGGGIHWISPIGPIKFDLGVGLKETETVDRSWRIHLTMGTDL; this is encoded by the coding sequence ATGATGGCACCCAATTTTGCATGGGCAAAAGATGACTGGTTAGACATCAATATTACTGGTGTAACAGGAAAACTGTCTAGAAACGTCAAAGCGCATTTAGGCAGCAATCCAGAATCTGAAGTTCAGCGCCGCGCCTATTTATTTACTGTAGAAGATAATATCAATGCCGCATTAGAATCCATGGGCAGATACCATAGTGAAGTTACAACCGATATTATTGAAACAGACAAAGGGCCTTGGAAGTTAAATATTAATATTGAAGCAGGTGAACCCACCGTTATTCAATGGATTGATATCAAATACAACGATGAAATGCTCGAAGATAACAGCTTTAATCGCTGGCTTAACCAGTTAACTGTTAAACCTGGCGATGTACTGGATCATGGTGTTTATCAGAATTTAAAAACTCAGCTGGTGACCTTGGCTTTGGCTCGAGGTTATTTTGACGGTAAGTTTACTCGGGCAGACGTTGTCGTTAACCGCGATTTAAATACCGCAAAAATTAGTCTCCATTTTGAATCTGGTCAGCGATACCTTATTGGCAATGTTGAGTTTACCGGCCACACCCTCAATGACGATATTATGGAGCGACTTATTCCATTTGAACCAGAATCTAAATATTCTACGCAACGCTTAAATCGCTTAAATCGTAATCTCATTGATACTGGCTATTTCAGTAATATTAAAGTGTTGCCGCAAATCGATGCTATGACTGATGTTGATGTACCTATTAAAGTTGATTTAAGCCCACGACCTACCCATTCATTTGAAATTGGTTTAGGTGCCGACATCGGCACTAATGCCGAAAAAACCATTGATCCAAGAGTGCGGTTAACTTGGCGGATGCCACAAATTAACAGCTATGGTCACACACAAGAAACCACCATGGAATGGTCACCTGATAGGCCTAAATTTTTAACCACTTATACCATTCCTTTGTCACATCCATTAGATGATCAACTAAAATTAAGAGTGGGTTTATTACGCGATAAATATGGTGTAACCCAAGACTATAATCCTGATGATAAAAGCTACGATTATACTGGGCAGTTAGAGTCTGAAAAACGCTTAATTGGTGTCATCAGGCAACAAACCTTAGATAACCAATGGCTATTTGGTTATTCAGTTGAATTTAACCAAGAATATTATACCCAATCTAATATCGATTATGATCCTAAGTTCCTTTTAGCGGGTGTAGGCATTGGCAAAACTAAACGTGGTGATAATACTTTAGATCCTAAGTCGGGTTTCCGTCAGATATACAGTATTGAATATGGTGACCCTAATCTAGGTTCTGAGGTTAGATTGACAAAACTTGAGGCTAAATTTAAATGGATTGATACCTTTTTTGAGAATCACCGTATTGTGAGCCGACTTGATTTAGGCGCCAATATTGCTGACAGTGATGAATTAGCCCAAATATCGCCTTCTCTCCGTTATTTTACTGGTGGCGATCAAAGTATCCGTGGTTATGGTTATCAGGAGCTCGGCCCTTTTATTGAATATACCAACGACGATGGCAGCACATCTAGGCAAGTGGTTGGTGGGCGCTATTTGGTTGTTGGCAGCATTGAATATCAATACTACCTAAATGACACATGGCGTGTAGGAACGTTTGTTGATGCGGGTAATGCCTTTGATACCGACCAATTTGAACCTGTCGTTTCTGTTGGTGGTGGTATTCACTGGATCTCCCCTATCGGACCCATTAAGTTTGATTTAGGTGTTGGTTTAAAAGAAACTGAAACCGTTGATCGTTCTTGGCGTATTCATTTAACAATGGGGACTGATTTGTAA
- a CDS encoding translocation/assembly module TamB domain-containing protein — MKTTDQPSEPSTHNKTPSEQIPLDAVPPQRPLSFGAKLWKLFKLSTRILIYIPLLLLIIVAVLLGTPIGARISVMLADQFVPDLDLEFRSGTINKQLEFDYARWSMDGVSVEVEDLSLSWLPTCLFNKQICVDKLHASAVRVHVATDEFEDDDISNTDSDTRTNSEVNVDTDLAFEDVEDTEPSPLILPVTIGLNDLDLKLVEVSVNDMRYNASALKAKALWNEQGLRVDYLHSQDLLVDIPLSSEVDTKITESTEVSEWAMAALPTVYMTFPVYVNELIATQSTMLLGKRQDKFESITLTGSYVEYLIDIQRLEVRHDYGEAKLIGDISLIDDYPMAIDSSFNFTHVSEIPELTQQKISIQAENGFDDLSIKVSAQGDATIDFEAIIALSKRNMPYQLEIGKAKLQWPFKQAEYFAEITALTSKGDINQHQVIVDGEFLSPFHPLLAVNANLEVSENDIAISKITISSEAGDVEGQGTIDWENDFSWQTQLTAADLQLEKIHYLYELTELNSNITGYLTSKGQINEDSWQITIEDADLEGNLNEFPLTVKGNVQFNDKLAINADNLKAEALGTTLLVNGQADEIWDVDAFLEVPDISQWLPDSRGSISAKIDVTGNELKPIVDARAEVIDFNYAGTKVDKLVLSGHYLPLDDHQFTVNIANNKLSWNQVDLSQILIALSGNLHQQTLQLSTGGEMVIDTLITNQYTPETEVFNTDINKFSISNILGNWSTDKVVNITWDQLNLTGSFNPFCINNPHSHLCFLEQTSFGEQGNVRFSAQGTPGLLLQPLLPNRLIWTGESELNGKVNWSESEKITANVDFSLSEGKFELKRSENDRINVIYDQITLNMALDEKQLISNLSVKADSITDIDSRIIISTEPSRDLSGHIKIDQLDLTAIQGFFPNLSTLDGLFSSDLMLIGNLTDPQVKGDITLTKAAIASTGNPTLIEDINLSMSLAGQEGGIDGSFKMGKGSAEIDGSLSWPLGNVSGDVNIKGEKLAFIQPPLAILDITPDINLTFNKEQFAIKGIVDIPTGEITLVQLAEGGVALSSDVIFKDSISEQAEKTSPYAIVADLNINVGKELSIDGMGLNGKLEGTLKLQQQAFKPPLLFGDIKVNNGSYKFMGQTLTISTGEVQFVGPTEVPNLNIEAIREIKDEDLTAGVRVTGTAMSPVVTLFSSPSKEQAEILSYILTGAGFGSSSSEQNNALMMGAALSLGSQLGGSAINNIGSTATGLIEKFGFSNVQLDANDDGRFAISGYIGEDLMVKYGIGVFNPGYEMTVRYYILSQLYLETVSGTLNQSLDIYYSFDVD, encoded by the coding sequence ATGAAGACAACAGATCAGCCTTCAGAGCCATCAACACATAACAAAACGCCATCAGAACAAATACCATTAGATGCAGTCCCGCCGCAGCGACCATTATCTTTTGGTGCAAAACTGTGGAAACTCTTCAAACTATCCACTCGCATTCTTATTTATATTCCTCTGTTATTACTTATTATTGTCGCGGTGCTCCTCGGTACACCAATAGGCGCCAGAATCAGCGTAATGTTAGCAGATCAGTTTGTGCCCGACCTTGATCTTGAGTTTCGTTCCGGCACCATTAATAAACAGCTGGAATTTGATTATGCTCGTTGGTCTATGGACGGGGTATCGGTTGAAGTAGAAGACTTGAGCTTATCTTGGCTACCAACCTGTTTATTCAATAAACAAATATGTGTCGATAAACTCCACGCCAGCGCTGTGCGGGTTCATGTCGCTACGGATGAATTTGAAGATGATGATATTAGTAATACTGATAGTGATACTAGAACTAATAGTGAAGTAAATGTCGATACCGATCTAGCTTTTGAAGACGTTGAGGACACAGAACCGTCCCCACTGATATTGCCTGTCACAATTGGACTTAACGACTTAGACCTTAAATTAGTTGAAGTCAGTGTCAATGATATGCGTTACAACGCAAGTGCGCTTAAAGCCAAGGCACTGTGGAATGAGCAAGGTCTGCGCGTTGATTACCTGCATAGCCAAGATTTACTGGTCGATATACCACTATCATCTGAAGTCGACACAAAAATCACTGAATCAACTGAAGTTAGTGAATGGGCAATGGCAGCACTCCCCACTGTTTATATGACCTTTCCTGTTTATGTTAATGAACTCATTGCAACGCAAAGCACAATGTTGCTGGGAAAAAGACAAGATAAATTTGAATCTATCACGCTTACAGGCAGTTATGTTGAATATCTAATTGATATTCAACGATTAGAAGTCCGTCACGATTATGGTGAAGCGAAACTCATTGGCGATATTAGCCTTATTGATGATTATCCAATGGCTATCGACTCCTCTTTTAATTTTACTCATGTCAGTGAAATACCTGAACTTACTCAGCAAAAAATATCAATTCAAGCTGAAAATGGCTTCGATGATTTATCAATAAAAGTTTCAGCGCAAGGTGATGCTACTATTGATTTTGAAGCGATTATCGCATTAAGCAAACGCAACATGCCTTATCAATTAGAAATCGGTAAAGCAAAGTTACAATGGCCATTTAAACAAGCCGAATATTTTGCCGAAATCACAGCGCTGACCAGTAAAGGGGATATTAATCAACATCAGGTTATTGTTGATGGCGAATTTCTGAGCCCTTTTCATCCTTTATTAGCGGTGAACGCCAATTTAGAGGTGAGCGAAAATGATATTGCGATTTCAAAAATAACTATTTCTTCTGAAGCGGGTGATGTTGAAGGACAAGGCACGATTGATTGGGAAAATGACTTTAGTTGGCAAACACAATTAACCGCTGCAGATCTGCAGTTAGAGAAGATTCACTATCTATACGAGTTAACCGAACTCAATAGTAATATTACAGGCTATTTAACCTCTAAAGGCCAGATTAACGAAGATAGCTGGCAAATAACTATCGAAGATGCCGATCTCGAGGGTAACTTAAATGAGTTTCCGTTAACCGTTAAAGGTAACGTACAGTTCAATGATAAGTTAGCCATTAATGCTGATAACCTTAAAGCAGAAGCATTAGGCACTACACTGCTAGTTAATGGTCAAGCTGATGAAATATGGGATGTAGACGCCTTTCTAGAGGTACCCGATATAAGTCAGTGGTTACCAGATAGCAGAGGTTCTATTTCAGCTAAAATTGACGTCACAGGTAACGAACTAAAACCTATTGTGGACGCAAGAGCTGAAGTTATTGACTTCAACTATGCAGGTACTAAGGTTGATAAACTGGTGCTCTCTGGCCATTACTTACCCCTTGATGACCATCAGTTTACGGTTAATATTGCCAATAATAAACTAAGCTGGAACCAAGTTGATTTAAGCCAAATTTTAATCGCACTTTCAGGTAACTTACACCAGCAGACACTGCAACTGTCCACCGGTGGAGAGATGGTGATTGATACATTAATTACTAACCAATACACCCCTGAAACTGAAGTATTCAATACTGACATCAATAAGTTTTCGATTTCAAATATACTAGGTAACTGGAGCACTGATAAGGTGGTCAATATTACTTGGGATCAACTTAATCTAACCGGTAGCTTCAACCCATTTTGTATTAATAATCCCCACAGCCACTTATGTTTTTTAGAACAAACTAGCTTTGGTGAGCAAGGTAATGTCCGCTTCTCCGCTCAAGGAACTCCTGGGCTATTGTTACAGCCATTATTACCCAATCGGTTGATATGGACCGGCGAGTCAGAGCTTAATGGCAAGGTAAATTGGTCTGAATCAGAAAAAATCACCGCAAATGTCGATTTCTCTCTATCTGAAGGTAAATTTGAATTAAAACGTTCTGAAAATGACAGAATTAACGTTATCTATGATCAAATAACCTTAAACATGGCGCTCGATGAGAAACAGTTAATCAGTAATTTATCTGTCAAAGCAGATAGCATCACAGATATCGATAGCCGAATTATTATCAGCACAGAGCCAAGCCGAGACTTGTCTGGACATATCAAAATTGATCAACTTGATTTAACTGCAATACAGGGTTTCTTCCCAAACCTATCGACTTTAGATGGGTTATTCTCATCTGATTTAATGCTTATAGGTAACTTAACTGATCCTCAAGTAAAGGGGGATATTACTTTAACAAAAGCAGCAATTGCCTCCACCGGAAACCCAACCTTGATAGAGGATATTAATTTATCCATGTCGCTAGCTGGACAAGAAGGCGGTATTGATGGCAGCTTTAAAATGGGTAAAGGTAGCGCAGAAATCGACGGTTCACTTTCTTGGCCTCTAGGCAATGTCAGTGGTGACGTCAATATAAAAGGTGAAAAACTGGCCTTTATTCAACCGCCATTAGCCATATTAGATATCACTCCTGATATCAATCTCACCTTCAATAAAGAGCAATTTGCCATTAAAGGCATTGTCGATATCCCTACTGGTGAGATTACCTTGGTACAACTTGCTGAAGGCGGCGTGGCACTATCAAGTGATGTAATATTTAAAGACTCTATTTCTGAACAGGCCGAGAAAACTAGCCCTTACGCTATTGTTGCAGATCTCAATATTAATGTTGGTAAAGAACTAAGTATTGACGGTATGGGCTTAAACGGAAAGCTAGAAGGTACCTTAAAACTGCAACAACAAGCCTTTAAGCCGCCATTATTATTTGGTGATATAAAAGTGAATAACGGCAGTTATAAATTCATGGGACAAACTCTCACCATTAGTACCGGTGAAGTACAGTTTGTTGGCCCTACTGAAGTGCCTAATTTAAATATTGAAGCAATAAGAGAAATTAAAGATGAAGACCTCACTGCTGGTGTCAGAGTGACTGGTACCGCTATGAGCCCTGTTGTAACGTTATTTTCATCGCCATCAAAGGAACAAGCTGAAATTTTATCCTACATTCTCACAGGCGCTGGGTTTGGCAGTTCTTCATCGGAGCAAAATAATGCCTTAATGATGGGAGCAGCATTAAGCTTAGGCTCACAATTGGGTGGCAGCGCCATAAATAATATTGGATCGACTGCGACTGGGCTTATTGAAAAATTCGGATTTTCTAACGTACAACTGGATGCCAATGATGATGGACGTTTTGCTATCAGCGGCTATATTGGCGAAGACTTAATGGTCAAATACGGTATTGGGGTCTTTAATCCCGGTTATGAGATGACTGTACGATATTATATTTTATCCCAGCTTTACCTCGAAACAGTGTCAGGCACATTGAATCAGTCATTGGATATTTACTATAGTTTTGATGTTGACTAG
- the rplY gene encoding 50S ribosomal protein L25, whose translation MSYTINAEIRTEIGKGSSRRLRHANLVPAVIYGPGKEPISIKFAQKDIINQQLNADFYTSELTIVIDGQEVKVRAQAVQRHAYKMLIEHIDFKFA comes from the coding sequence ATGTCTTATACAATCAATGCTGAAATCCGTACTGAAATCGGGAAAGGTTCGAGCCGCCGCCTACGTCATGCGAATTTAGTTCCTGCTGTAATCTACGGACCAGGAAAAGAGCCTATTTCTATTAAATTTGCTCAAAAAGATATCATCAATCAACAACTGAATGCTGATTTCTACACTAGCGAATTAACTATCGTAATCGATGGTCAAGAAGTTAAAGTTCGTGCTCAAGCTGTACAGCGTCACGCGTACAAAATGCTTATCGAACACATCGATTTCAAATTTGCTTAA
- a CDS encoding DUF882 domain-containing protein, which produces MSLVCPARRQLILGISGVAVASMFTTPAQASRSTFGNKELSFFNRHTGERQQGSYWSDGEYRQDTLELFSIVLRDHRQNEAAPMDNRLFELLHNLQQTLGNSDEIHVISGYRSPKTNNMLATKSNGVAKKSYHMKGMAMDIAIPGIELKTLREAAISLKLGGVGYYPRSGFIHVDSGPVRSW; this is translated from the coding sequence ATGTCGTTAGTATGTCCCGCACGTAGGCAGTTAATCCTTGGAATAAGTGGTGTAGCTGTTGCTTCAATGTTTACGACCCCAGCTCAAGCAAGTCGTTCTACCTTTGGTAATAAAGAGCTTAGTTTTTTTAACCGTCATACAGGTGAACGCCAGCAAGGTAGTTATTGGTCAGATGGAGAGTATCGACAAGATACCCTAGAATTATTCAGTATTGTCTTACGTGATCATCGTCAAAATGAAGCCGCACCTATGGATAACCGTTTGTTTGAGTTACTTCATAATTTGCAGCAAACATTAGGCAACTCAGATGAAATACATGTCATTTCTGGTTATCGTTCGCCTAAAACCAATAATATGCTTGCCACTAAAAGTAATGGCGTAGCTAAAAAAAGTTATCATATGAAAGGCATGGCAATGGATATTGCGATTCCAGGTATTGAGCTTAAAACGCTACGAGAAGCGGCTATTTCTTTAAAATTGGGTGGGGTTGGTTATTATCCTCGATCTGGTTTTATTCACGTTGATAGTGGCCCTGTGAGAAGTTGGTAA